One Defluviitoga tunisiensis genomic window carries:
- a CDS encoding phosphate ABC transporter substrate-binding protein PstS family protein, with product MKKIFLIIFIVTSILLSFSQTLVIKGSNTIFPIVQLWVEELNKISPELHITVEGAGSSTGITALFSGTTDIANSSRWLKDSEIKQMHKEEKYFIPIVIGYDGLAIIVSPELGINDISIEQLAGIYTGKITRWNQINPNLPNQRIVAYSRNSASGTYETFVEKVLKGQRMSPNVLMLESTSAEIQAIATSKYAIAYMGVGYVTGDVKILSVNGIIPNKINILNGSYPISRPLFMFLDATHGYPSSGPIKEYITFALSQRGQDLLEEAGYIAAYGY from the coding sequence ATGAAAAAAATTTTCTTAATTATTTTTATTGTAACTAGTATTTTGCTTTCATTTTCTCAAACATTAGTTATTAAAGGATCAAACACTATTTTTCCAATTGTACAACTGTGGGTAGAAGAATTAAACAAAATATCTCCTGAATTACATATAACTGTAGAAGGTGCAGGATCTTCTACAGGAATTACTGCTTTATTCAGTGGAACAACTGATATTGCTAATTCCAGTAGATGGTTGAAAGATTCAGAAATAAAACAAATGCATAAAGAAGAAAAGTATTTTATTCCAATTGTAATTGGATATGATGGTTTGGCAATAATCGTAAGTCCTGAACTCGGAATAAATGATATTTCAATTGAACAACTTGCAGGAATTTATACCGGTAAAATTACTAGATGGAATCAAATAAATCCGAATTTGCCTAATCAAAGAATAGTAGCTTACTCTAGAAACAGCGCTTCTGGAACTTATGAAACATTTGTTGAGAAAGTTCTAAAAGGACAAAGAATGTCTCCAAACGTACTAATGCTTGAGTCTACAAGTGCGGAAATTCAAGCAATAGCCACCAGTAAATATGCTATTGCTTACATGGGGGTAGGCTATGTAACTGGTGATGTTAAAATTCTATCTGTTAACGGAATTATCCCAAATAAAATCAACATTCTGAACGGCTCTTATCCAATTTCTAGACCTTTATTCATGTTTTTAGACGCCACCCATGGATATCCAAGTTCTGGACCCATAAAAGAGTATATAACCTTTGCTCTATCGCAAAGGGGACAAGACCTTTTAGAGGAAGCCGGATATATAGCTGCTTATGGTTATTGA